Proteins encoded in a region of the Methanobrevibacter millerae genome:
- the pstA gene encoding phosphate ABC transporter permease PstA, producing MDFTKRLLFTSSAALTVSILLVIISYILLKGLPLVDFEFIFSNPIDSGKSGGILPMILSSLYLVVLTALISVPISVGSAIYVTQYCRNDNLTRIIRFCSQTLAAVPSIVYGLFGFAFFILFLKLDWSLLCASLVLALMSIPTIFQVSEVSLNSIPVELTQASLALGASKSQAITSVILPSALSGIFTGVVLALTRAISEAAAVMFVVGSTFAIPLSIFDAGRPLPLHLYILATEGVSIENAYATAAVLLIIILIITVLSNYLINRYQNKIGGI from the coding sequence ATGGATTTCACAAAAAGACTGCTTTTTACGTCTTCCGCTGCTCTTACGGTATCAATTCTTCTGGTTATAATTTCATATATTCTGCTTAAGGGCCTGCCTTTGGTTGATTTCGAATTCATATTTTCAAATCCAATCGATTCGGGTAAATCGGGCGGAATACTGCCGATGATTCTCTCCAGTCTCTATCTGGTAGTGTTAACGGCATTGATTTCAGTTCCGATATCTGTGGGCTCTGCAATCTACGTTACCCAATACTGCAGGAATGATAATCTCACAAGAATCATAAGATTCTGCTCACAGACCTTGGCGGCGGTTCCCTCAATCGTTTACGGACTGTTCGGATTTGCATTTTTCATTCTCTTTTTAAAACTGGACTGGTCGCTGCTTTGCGCATCTCTGGTCTTGGCATTAATGTCAATTCCAACCATATTTCAGGTATCGGAAGTCAGCTTGAATTCAATTCCCGTGGAATTAACCCAGGCTAGCCTGGCCTTGGGCGCCAGCAAATCGCAGGCAATAACTTCCGTAATTTTGCCTTCAGCACTTTCAGGGATTTTCACAGGAGTTGTCCTTGCGTTGACCAGAGCCATTTCGGAAGCGGCTGCGGTCATGTTTGTTGTCGGCTCGACATTTGCGATTCCGTTATCAATATTCGATGCTGGAAGACCTCTACCCCTTCATTTATACATTTTAGCTACGGAAGGAGTTTCAATTGAAAATGCATATGCAACGGCAGCTGTGCTGCTGATAATAATCTTGATAATAACAGTTTTAAGCAATTATCTGATTAACAGGTATCAAAATAAAATCGGAGGAATCTAA
- a CDS encoding fumarate hydratase, producing the protein MISKDVIKEKVYELYRQAVIVLGDDVKKSLEDALKREEHELARLNIEAILKNIELAEEKGIPMCQDTGLPVVFVKLGNVEVEDLRKGIEEGIEKATKEVPIRPNIVDPLSRKNTNINVGDYIPPIDIELIDEDYLEITILPKGFGSENNNAMKMALPAEGIEGIKEFVVESVLKAKGKPCPPTVVGVGIGGTSDLCLKLGKKALLGKVGERNPDPEIAKLEEEILEEINASGIGPMGLGGKTTTLDVKILKAHTHTAGLPIGVCIQCWADRHATGRIYDK; encoded by the coding sequence TTGATTTCAAAAGATGTTATAAAAGAGAAAGTTTATGAGCTTTACAGGCAGGCCGTCATTGTTCTCGGTGATGATGTAAAAAAATCACTTGAAGATGCGCTTAAACGTGAGGAACATGAATTGGCCAGGCTAAATATTGAAGCTATCTTGAAAAATATTGAACTTGCAGAAGAAAAAGGCATTCCTATGTGCCAAGATACAGGTCTGCCCGTTGTTTTTGTCAAATTGGGTAACGTTGAAGTTGAAGATTTGCGCAAAGGGATAGAGGAAGGTATCGAAAAGGCAACGAAGGAAGTCCCTATCCGGCCAAATATCGTGGATCCGCTGTCACGCAAGAATACGAACATTAATGTGGGAGATTACATCCCCCCAATTGATATCGAGCTGATTGATGAAGATTATCTTGAAATAACCATTTTACCGAAAGGATTCGGTTCAGAAAACAACAATGCCATGAAAATGGCTCTTCCGGCTGAAGGAATCGAAGGCATTAAGGAGTTCGTTGTCGAATCAGTTCTTAAAGCAAAAGGAAAACCATGCCCTCCAACCGTTGTGGGTGTTGGAATCGGAGGAACATCTGATTTATGTTTAAAATTGGGTAAAAAGGCTTTGCTTGGAAAAGTGGGCGAGAGAAACCCAGATCCGGAAATAGCTAAACTGGAAGAAGAGATTCTTGAAGAGATTAATGCCTCCGGAATCGGACCGATGGGTCTTGGCGGAAAAACCACCACTTTAGATGTAAAAATCCTTAAAGCACATACCCATACTGCAGGCCTTCCAATCGGAGTCTGCATCCAATGCTGGGCGGACAGGCATGCTACCGGAAGGATTTACGATAAATAG
- the pstC gene encoding phosphate ABC transporter permease subunit PstC, whose product MKTKFFVVLKMNEKLIENGLLFITLILTLIIGLMLFFLISQSMPAFGQIGFQEMLAGLKWLPDMEIFGTFPMILSTLTVSFLALMIAVPLSLTTAIYIEEIASDYVKELFKPIIQTLAGIPSVVYGFFGLTVLVPLIRENLGGTGFSILTASIVLAIMILPTIISLSQDAISNVAFDYRQASLALGSSHFQTIRHIIIPCALPGIFTGIILGLGRAVGETLAVLMIVGNVAQIPNSLIDPVRTLASNIALEMGYAMDIHYNALFASALILFAIIIVLMLISTYIQHKWGC is encoded by the coding sequence ATGAAAACAAAATTCTTTGTGGTGTTAAAAATGAATGAAAAGCTGATTGAAAACGGATTGCTTTTTATTACACTTATATTAACTTTAATCATCGGATTAATGCTGTTTTTTCTGATTTCACAGTCCATGCCGGCCTTTGGCCAAATCGGTTTTCAGGAAATGCTTGCTGGTTTAAAATGGCTGCCGGATATGGAAATTTTCGGGACATTTCCAATGATATTGTCGACCTTAACGGTGAGCTTTCTGGCGTTAATGATTGCAGTTCCATTATCCCTAACTACAGCCATTTACATTGAAGAGATTGCTTCAGACTATGTCAAAGAACTTTTTAAACCTATAATACAGACATTGGCAGGAATTCCATCTGTAGTTTATGGATTTTTTGGGTTGACTGTTCTTGTGCCGTTAATCAGGGAAAACCTTGGAGGCACAGGCTTTAGCATTTTAACCGCATCAATCGTTCTTGCAATAATGATTCTGCCAACGATAATTTCGCTTTCTCAGGATGCAATCAGCAATGTGGCATTTGACTATAGGCAGGCATCATTGGCATTGGGATCAAGTCATTTTCAAACGATTCGCCACATCATAATCCCATGCGCACTTCCAGGAATCTTTACCGGAATAATTCTGGGTCTGGGACGTGCAGTGGGCGAAACGCTGGCTGTATTAATGATTGTCGGAAATGTTGCACAGATTCCAAATTCATTAATCGATCCGGTAAGGACATTGGCGTCAAATATTGCTTTGGAAATGGGTTATGCAATGGATATTCACTATAATGCATTGTTTGCAAGCGCATTAATCCTATTTGCAATTATTATTGTATTAATGTTAATTTCCACATACATTCAACATAAATGGGGGTGTTAA
- a CDS encoding 4Fe-4S binding protein, protein MNCTPSEAPCLKECPNDAIEVLGGAITINEEKCDKCKQCVDVCPIGAIHI, encoded by the coding sequence ATGAACTGTACACCATCAGAAGCGCCATGCCTGAAGGAATGTCCCAACGATGCCATTGAAGTATTGGGCGGAGCCATTACCATAAATGAAGAGAAATGCGATAAATGCAAACAGTGCGTTGATGTCTGTCCGATTGGAGCCATCCACATCTAA
- the pstB gene encoding phosphate ABC transporter ATP-binding protein PstB — protein MKIKAEDFNVNIDDKQVLSDINLNIREKSIHSIIGPSGCGKSTFLKSINRMNDLLKNFKCSGSISLDGKNVYDDDIDVVSLRKRVGMVFQKANPFPKSIFENVAYGLKIAGEDDSGRINEVVENCLKSVGLWDEIKDKLHQSALKLSGGQQQRLCIARSIAVNPEVILMDEPCSALDPLSTLKIEDLIQELKKDYTIVLVTHNMQQASRASDFTSFFLDGEIIESARTSQIFSNPEEEKTQNYISGRFG, from the coding sequence ATGAAAATTAAAGCTGAAGATTTCAATGTAAATATTGACGATAAACAGGTATTAAGCGACATTAATCTGAATATCCGCGAAAAGTCAATCCATTCGATTATCGGCCCTTCAGGATGCGGCAAATCAACATTCTTGAAATCCATTAATCGCATGAACGACCTATTGAAAAACTTTAAATGCAGCGGAAGCATCAGTCTGGATGGCAAAAACGTTTATGACGATGACATTGATGTCGTTAGTTTAAGAAAAAGAGTCGGAATGGTATTTCAAAAGGCAAATCCATTTCCCAAATCAATTTTTGAAAATGTGGCCTACGGGTTGAAAATTGCCGGTGAGGATGATTCCGGCCGCATTAATGAAGTTGTTGAGAATTGCCTAAAGTCCGTTGGACTGTGGGATGAAATCAAAGACAAGCTTCACCAGTCTGCTCTTAAATTGTCCGGCGGCCAGCAGCAGAGGCTGTGCATTGCAAGAAGCATTGCAGTCAATCCGGAAGTCATTCTGATGGACGAGCCATGCTCCGCACTTGACCCGCTTTCAACTTTAAAGATTGAGGATTTGATTCAGGAGCTAAAAAAAGATTATACGATTGTTCTGGTAACCCACAATATGCAGCAGGCAAGCAGAGCGTCAGATTTCACTTCATTTTTCTTGGATGGTGAAATTATCGAAAGCGCAAGGACTTCACAGATATTTTCAAATCCTGAAGAAGAGAAAACGCAGAATTATATTTCAGGGAGGTTTGGTTAA